In the genome of Elephas maximus indicus isolate mEleMax1 chromosome 6, mEleMax1 primary haplotype, whole genome shotgun sequence, one region contains:
- the SCG2 gene encoding secretogranin-2, producing MAEAKTHQLGAALSLIPLIFLISCAKAASFQRNQLLQKEPDLRLENAQRFPSPEMIRALEYIEKLRQQAHKEESSPDYNPYQGVSVPFQQKDNGDESHLPESSRDSLSKDEWMRIILEALRQAESEPQSAPKENKPYSLNSEKNFPMDMTDDYEALQWPERKLKHMRFPPMYEENSRDNPFKRTNEIVEEQYTPQSLATLESVFQELGKLTGPNNQKRERVDEEQKLYTDDEDDIYKANNIAYEDVVGGEDWNPVEEKIESQTQEEVRDSKENVEKNEQIHDDMKRSGQPGLQDEDLRKESKGQLSDDVSKVMAYLKKLVNAAGSGRSPNGQTGERAVRLLEKPLDSQSIYWLIEISRNLQIPPEDLVEMLKTGEKPSESVGPEQEFELPAGLDDVSEADLDHPDLSQNKMLSKSAYPRTPGHAVTEALPEGLTVEDILSLLGTESVANLKPPYFPNQYTREKVLPRLPFSPERAKANQLPKADWLPDVDDRQMAYENLNDKDQELGEYLARMLVKYPEIINSNQMKRVPSQGSSEDDLQEEEQIEQAIKEHLNQGGSQETDKVASVSKRFPVGVPKNDDTPNRQYLDEDLLMKVLEYLNQEKAEKGKEHIAKRAMENM from the coding sequence ATGGCAGAAGCTAAGACCCACCAGCTTGGAGCAGCCCTGTCTCTCATCCCTTTAATTTTCCTCATCTCCTGTGCCAAAGCAGCTTCATTTCAGCGTAACCAGCTGCTTCAGAAGGAACCAGACCTCAGATTGGAAAATGCCCAAAGGTTCCCTAGTCCTGAAATGATCAGGGCTTTGGAGTACATCGAAAAGCTCCGGCAACAAGCTCACAAAGAGGAAAGTAGCCCAGATTATAATCCCTACCAAGGTGTCTCTGTTCCCTTTCAGCAAAAAGATAACGGTGATGAAAGTCACTTGCCAGAAAGTTCAAGGGATTCCCTGAGTAAAGATGAGTGGATGAGGATAATTCTTGAAGCGCTGAGACAGGCTGAAAGTGAGCCTCAGtctgcaccaaaagaaaacaagccCTATTCATTGAATTCAGAAAAGAACTTTCCAATGGACATGACTGATGATTATGAGGCTCTACAGTGGCCAGAGAGAAAGCTGAAACACATGCGCTTCCCCCCTATGTATGAAGAGAATTCTAGGGACAATCCCTTTAAACGCACGAATGAAATAGTGGAGGAACAATATACTCCTCAAAGTCTTGCTACCCTGGAATCTGTCTTTCAAGAACTGGGGAAACTGACAGGCCCGAACAACCAGAAGCGTGAAAGGGTTGATGAGGAGCAAAAGCTTTATACAGATGATGAAGATGATATCTACAAGGCCAATAACATTGCCTACGAGGATGTGGTAGGAGGAGAAGACTGGAACCCAGTGGAGGAGAAAATAGAGAGTCAAACCCAGGAAGAAGTGAGAGACAGCAAAGAGAAcgtagaaaaaaatgaacaaatccatgATGACATGAAGCGTTCGGGGCAGCCGGGCCTCCAGGATGAAGATCTCCGGAAAGAGAGTAAAGGCCAACTTTCAGATGATGTCTCGAAAGTAATGGCCTACTTGAAAAAGTTAGTGAATGCTGCCGGAAGTGGGAGGTCACCGAACGGGCAAACTGGAGAAAGGGCAGTCAGGCTTTTGGAGAAACCTCTCGATTCCCAGTCTATCTATTGGCTGATTGAAATTTCCAGGAATTTACAGATACCCCCTGAAGACTTAGTTGAGATGCTCAAAACCGGGGAGAAGCCAAGTGAATCAGTGGGACCCGAGCAGGAGTTCGAACTTCCAGCTGGCCTAGATGACGTCTCTGAGGCTGACTTAGACCACCCAGACCTGTCCCAAAATAAGATGCTCTCCAAGAGTGCTTACCCCAGAACACCTGGCCATGCTGTGACAGAGGCCCTTCCAGAGGGACTCACCGTGGAGGACATTTTAAGTCTTCTAGGCACGGAAAGTGTAGCAAATCTGAAACCTCCATATTTTCCCAATCAATATACCCGAGAGAAGGTTCTGCCAAGGCTTCCTTTTAGTCCTGAAAGGGCTAAAGCAAATCAGCTTCCCAAAGCTGACTGGCTGCCAGATGTTGACGACAGACAAATGGCATATGAAAACCTGAATGACAAGGATCAAGAATTAGGAGAGTACTtggccaggatgctagttaagtaCCCTGAAATCATTAACTCAAACCAGATGAAGCGAGTCCCAAGTCAAGGCTCATCGGAAGATGACCTCCAGGAAGAGGAGCAAATTGAGCAGGCTATCAAAGAGCATTTGAATCAAGGAGGCTCTCAGGAGACTGACAAAGTGGCCTCGGTAAGCAAAAGGTTCCCTGTGGGGGTCCCGAAGAATGACGACACCCCAAACAGGCAGTACTTGGATGAAGATCTGTTAATGAAAGTGCTGGAATATCTCAACCAAGAAAAAGCAGAAAAGGGAAAGGAGCACATTGCTAAGAGAGCAATGGAAAATATGTAA